Proteins encoded within one genomic window of Epinephelus lanceolatus isolate andai-2023 chromosome 9, ASM4190304v1, whole genome shotgun sequence:
- the nr6a1a gene encoding nuclear receptor subfamily 6 group A member 1-A isoform X2, protein MDTWEDDPADQRTCLICGDRATGLHYGIISCEGCKGFFKRSICNKRVYRCSRDKNCEMSRKQRNRCQYCRLLKCLQMGMNRKAIREDGMPGGRNKSIGPVQITEEEIERIMSGQEFKEEAPEHTWGNNGDSDHSSPSNGASEGNQPSPASTLSSNRSVEMNGYTAALRDQYINTSMSTHYQLLPHLFSYAAQSGLLAPQPRSLYPQSHPLVLQLVAAEDLAPLATPMLIEDGYKVTQVELFALLCRLADELLFRQISWIKKLPFFCELSIEDYTCLLSSTWQELILLSCLTIYSAQIFGDLADVTAKYTPSDDELQGFSEDGMEVMERLIYLFRKFHQLKISNEEYACMKAINFLNQDIRGLSNISQLEQLNKRYWYVCQDYTEYKYPHQPKRFPEIMMCLPEIRCIAGKLVNVPLEQLPLLFKAVLHSCKSSLTSYRTGPSPCVTTSSGN, encoded by the exons ATGATCCAGCTGACCAGCGTACTTGCCTTATCTGTGGAGATCGTGCCACAGGCCTGCACTATGGAATCATCTCCTGTGAGGGCTGCAAGGGCTTCTTCAAGCGCAGCATCTGTAACAAGCGTGTGTACCGCTGCAGTCGCGACAAGAACTGCGAGATGTCGCGCAAGCAGCGCAACCGCTGCCAGTACTGCCGCCTGCTCAAGTGTCTGCAAATGGGGATGAACCGCAAAG CAATCAGGGAGGATGGCATGCCAGGAGGGAGGAACAAAAGCATCGGGCCCGTACAG atcACAGAGGAGGAGATAGAGCGGATCATGTCGGGGCAGGAGTTCAAGGAGGAAGCCCCGGAGCACACTTGGGGCAACAACGGTGATAGCGACCACAGCTCTCCAAGCAATGGAGCCTCTGAGGGCAACCAGCCGTCACCTGCCTCCACTCTGTCATCCAA TCGCTCTGTGGAAATGAATGGCTACACGGCAGCTCTCAGGGACCAGTACATCAACACCTCTATGTCAACACACTACCAGCTCCTGCCTCACCTGTTCAGCTACGCCGCCCAGTCTGGCCTGCTGGCCCCCCAGCCCCGCAGCCTCTACCCGCAGTCCCACCCACTGGTGCTGCAGCTGGTGGCTGCTGAGGACCTGGCTCCCCTGGCAACTCCTATGCTCATAGAAGATGG GTACAAAGTGACGCAGGTGGAGCTGTTTGCCCTGCTGTGTCGTCTGGCGGATGAGCTGCTCTTCCGTCAGATCTCCTGGATCAAGAAGCTACCATTCTTCTGTGAGCTCTCCATTGAGGACTACACCTGCCTGCTCAGCTCCACCTGGCAGGAGCTCATCCTGCTCTCCTGCCTCACCATCTACAGCGCCCAGATCTTCGGAGACCTGGCTGATGTCACCGCCAAGTACACACCGTCTGACGATGAGCTGCAGGG CTTCAGCGAGGATGGCATGGAAGTGATGGAGAGGTTGATATATCTGTTTCGCAAATTCCACCAGTTGAAGATCAGTAATGAGGAGTATGCCTGTATGAAAGCCATCAACTTCCTCAACCAAG ATATCAGAGGACTGTCCAACATTTCTCAGCTCGAGCAGCTCAACAAACGCTACTGGTATGTGTGTCAGGACTACACTGAGTATAAATACCCGCACCAGCCCAAACGCTTCCCTGAGATCATGATGTGTCTCCCGGAGATCCGCTGCATCGCAG GGAAGCTGGTGAATGTCCCTTTGGAGCAGCTCCCCCTCTTGTTCAAAGCAGTCTTGCACTCCTGCAAATCCAGCCTGACCAGCTACAGGACCGGCCCGTCGCCCTGTGTGACCACCTCCTCCGGAAACTAG
- the nr6a1a gene encoding nuclear receptor subfamily 6 group A member 1-A isoform X1, with translation MEIEKRTNGFDYTERNNAKSVNGFYSDHPLESEQTDSMDAVNESNLDDPADQRTCLICGDRATGLHYGIISCEGCKGFFKRSICNKRVYRCSRDKNCEMSRKQRNRCQYCRLLKCLQMGMNRKAIREDGMPGGRNKSIGPVQITEEEIERIMSGQEFKEEAPEHTWGNNGDSDHSSPSNGASEGNQPSPASTLSSNRSVEMNGYTAALRDQYINTSMSTHYQLLPHLFSYAAQSGLLAPQPRSLYPQSHPLVLQLVAAEDLAPLATPMLIEDGYKVTQVELFALLCRLADELLFRQISWIKKLPFFCELSIEDYTCLLSSTWQELILLSCLTIYSAQIFGDLADVTAKYTPSDDELQGFSEDGMEVMERLIYLFRKFHQLKISNEEYACMKAINFLNQDIRGLSNISQLEQLNKRYWYVCQDYTEYKYPHQPKRFPEIMMCLPEIRCIAGKLVNVPLEQLPLLFKAVLHSCKSSLTSYRTGPSPCVTTSSGN, from the exons ATGATCCAGCTGACCAGCGTACTTGCCTTATCTGTGGAGATCGTGCCACAGGCCTGCACTATGGAATCATCTCCTGTGAGGGCTGCAAGGGCTTCTTCAAGCGCAGCATCTGTAACAAGCGTGTGTACCGCTGCAGTCGCGACAAGAACTGCGAGATGTCGCGCAAGCAGCGCAACCGCTGCCAGTACTGCCGCCTGCTCAAGTGTCTGCAAATGGGGATGAACCGCAAAG CAATCAGGGAGGATGGCATGCCAGGAGGGAGGAACAAAAGCATCGGGCCCGTACAG atcACAGAGGAGGAGATAGAGCGGATCATGTCGGGGCAGGAGTTCAAGGAGGAAGCCCCGGAGCACACTTGGGGCAACAACGGTGATAGCGACCACAGCTCTCCAAGCAATGGAGCCTCTGAGGGCAACCAGCCGTCACCTGCCTCCACTCTGTCATCCAA TCGCTCTGTGGAAATGAATGGCTACACGGCAGCTCTCAGGGACCAGTACATCAACACCTCTATGTCAACACACTACCAGCTCCTGCCTCACCTGTTCAGCTACGCCGCCCAGTCTGGCCTGCTGGCCCCCCAGCCCCGCAGCCTCTACCCGCAGTCCCACCCACTGGTGCTGCAGCTGGTGGCTGCTGAGGACCTGGCTCCCCTGGCAACTCCTATGCTCATAGAAGATGG GTACAAAGTGACGCAGGTGGAGCTGTTTGCCCTGCTGTGTCGTCTGGCGGATGAGCTGCTCTTCCGTCAGATCTCCTGGATCAAGAAGCTACCATTCTTCTGTGAGCTCTCCATTGAGGACTACACCTGCCTGCTCAGCTCCACCTGGCAGGAGCTCATCCTGCTCTCCTGCCTCACCATCTACAGCGCCCAGATCTTCGGAGACCTGGCTGATGTCACCGCCAAGTACACACCGTCTGACGATGAGCTGCAGGG CTTCAGCGAGGATGGCATGGAAGTGATGGAGAGGTTGATATATCTGTTTCGCAAATTCCACCAGTTGAAGATCAGTAATGAGGAGTATGCCTGTATGAAAGCCATCAACTTCCTCAACCAAG ATATCAGAGGACTGTCCAACATTTCTCAGCTCGAGCAGCTCAACAAACGCTACTGGTATGTGTGTCAGGACTACACTGAGTATAAATACCCGCACCAGCCCAAACGCTTCCCTGAGATCATGATGTGTCTCCCGGAGATCCGCTGCATCGCAG GGAAGCTGGTGAATGTCCCTTTGGAGCAGCTCCCCCTCTTGTTCAAAGCAGTCTTGCACTCCTGCAAATCCAGCCTGACCAGCTACAGGACCGGCCCGTCGCCCTGTGTGACCACCTCCTCCGGAAACTAG